From the genome of Ptychodera flava strain L36383 chromosome 20, AS_Pfla_20210202, whole genome shotgun sequence, one region includes:
- the LOC139120487 gene encoding C-terminal-binding protein 1-like isoform X2, producing the protein MDKQQNRRNKRPRMSVERIVENIRHPAVGTNNPMHPRPLVALLDGRDCSVEMPILKDVATVAFCDAQSTQEIHEKVLNEAVGALLYHTITLTREDLEKFKALRIIVRIGVGYDNIDIKAAGDLGVAVCNVPGYCVEEVADSTMCMILNLYRRTHWLAEMVKQGKKISTAENIREGAHGATRIRGETLGIIGLGRTGSAVALRAKAFGFNVIFYDPYLQEGIERSLGLTRVYTLQDLLFQSDCVSLHCNLNEHNHHLINEFTIKQMRQGAFLVNTARGGLIDENALANALKEGRIRAAALDVHENEPFNFSSGPLKDAPNLICTPHSAWYSAQSSTEARESAAGEIRRGLTGRVPDNLRNCVNKEYLLGNSQWPEAPHPDMNGGARYPYGQVLIPPTPPQVNPIENHGPAGTPHSVAPAGHTTLPI; encoded by the exons ATGGACAAACAGCAAAACAGGAGAAACAAGAGACCAAGAATGTCCGTCgaaagaattgttgaaa ATATCCGCCATCCAGCTGTAGGTACCAACAACCCCATGCATCCACGCCCATTGGTAGCCTTATTGGATGGGCGTGACTGCAGTGTTGAAATGCCCATACTGAAAGATGTGGCCACAGTTGCTTTTTGCGATGCCCAGTCAACCCAAGAAATACATGAAAAG GTTTTGAATGAAGCTGTCGGAGCTCTTCTCTACCATACCATCACTCTCACAAGAGAAGACTTAGAAAAATTCAAAGCTCTGCGAATCATTGTTCGCATCGGAGTTGGTTATGACAATATTGATATCAAAGCTGCTGGTGATTTAG GGGTGGCAGTATGTAATGTACCGGGCTACTGTGTTGAAGAAGTGGCAGACTCCACCATGTGTATGATTCTCAACCTCTATAGACGCACACACTGGCTAGCTGAGATGGTCAAACAGGGCAAGAAGATATCCACAGCAGAAAATATCCGTGAAGGAGCACATGGTGCCACTAGAATCCGTGGTGAAACACTGGGAATTATAGGCTTAG gCCGGACTGGGTCAGCTGTAGCTCTGCGTGCCAAGGCGTTTGGCTTCAATGTTATTTTCTACGATCCCTACCTCCAGGAAGGTATAGAGAGGTCACTGGGTCTTACAAGAGTCTACACTCTACAG GACTTGCTATTTCAAAGTGACTGTGTATCATTACATTGTAACCTGAATGAACACAATCATCACCTCATCAATGAATTCACCATCAAACAAATGCGCCAGGGAGCCTTTCTCGTGAACACTGCACGTGGCGGGTTAATTGACGAGAATGCTCTGGCCAACGCCTTGAAGGAAGGACGCATTCGCGCTGCCGCTCTGGATGTCCATGAAAACGAGCCCTTCAATTTCTCATCAGGCCCATTGAAAGATGCGCCAAACCTGATCTGTACGCCACACTCTGCCTGGTATAGCGCGCAGAGTTCTACAGAAGCTCGTGAAAGTGCCGCGGGGGAGATCCGGCGTGGATTAACCGGCAGAGTACCTGATAATCTTCGTAATTGTGTCAACAAGGAATACTTGCTTGGCAATAGCCAGTGGCCAGAAGCACCTCATCCAGATATGAACGGCGGAGCAAGATATCCGTACGGTCAGGTTCTCATTCCGCCAACTCCGCCACAAGTCAATCCAATTGAAAATCACGGCCCTGCCGGCACACCTCACAGCGTTGCACCAGCTGGACATACGACACTGCCAATCTGA
- the LOC139120487 gene encoding C-terminal-binding protein 1-like isoform X1, which produces MPTTCGFPNCKFRSRYKGSEDPRHFYRVPKKPAILRERWLEAIGRTEETIVGQLRICSCHFVGGEKREGDVPVPDPEVDPPITIDISSTKPNSPMDKQQNRRNKRPRMSVERIVENIRHPAVGTNNPMHPRPLVALLDGRDCSVEMPILKDVATVAFCDAQSTQEIHEKVLNEAVGALLYHTITLTREDLEKFKALRIIVRIGVGYDNIDIKAAGDLGVAVCNVPGYCVEEVADSTMCMILNLYRRTHWLAEMVKQGKKISTAENIREGAHGATRIRGETLGIIGLGRTGSAVALRAKAFGFNVIFYDPYLQEGIERSLGLTRVYTLQDLLFQSDCVSLHCNLNEHNHHLINEFTIKQMRQGAFLVNTARGGLIDENALANALKEGRIRAAALDVHENEPFNFSSGPLKDAPNLICTPHSAWYSAQSSTEARESAAGEIRRGLTGRVPDNLRNCVNKEYLLGNSQWPEAPHPDMNGGARYPYGQVLIPPTPPQVNPIENHGPAGTPHSVAPAGHTTLPI; this is translated from the exons ATGCCTACAACATGTGGGTTTCCTAATTGCAAGTTTCGTTCACGTTACAAGGGATCAGAAGACCCACGACATTTTTATCGTGTTCCAAAGAAACCTGCCATTTTGCGTGAAAGGTGGTTAGAAGCTATCGGTAGAACTGAAGAAACTATTGTTGGTCAG TTACGTATTTGTAGTTGTCATTTTGTTGGTGGAGAGAAACGAGAAGGTGACGTACCAGTGCCTGATCCGGAAGTCGATCCACCAATAACAATAGACATCTCCTCAACGAAACCCAACTCCCCTATGGACAAACAGCAAAACAGGAGAAACAAGAGACCAAGAATGTCCGTCgaaagaattgttgaaa ATATCCGCCATCCAGCTGTAGGTACCAACAACCCCATGCATCCACGCCCATTGGTAGCCTTATTGGATGGGCGTGACTGCAGTGTTGAAATGCCCATACTGAAAGATGTGGCCACAGTTGCTTTTTGCGATGCCCAGTCAACCCAAGAAATACATGAAAAG GTTTTGAATGAAGCTGTCGGAGCTCTTCTCTACCATACCATCACTCTCACAAGAGAAGACTTAGAAAAATTCAAAGCTCTGCGAATCATTGTTCGCATCGGAGTTGGTTATGACAATATTGATATCAAAGCTGCTGGTGATTTAG GGGTGGCAGTATGTAATGTACCGGGCTACTGTGTTGAAGAAGTGGCAGACTCCACCATGTGTATGATTCTCAACCTCTATAGACGCACACACTGGCTAGCTGAGATGGTCAAACAGGGCAAGAAGATATCCACAGCAGAAAATATCCGTGAAGGAGCACATGGTGCCACTAGAATCCGTGGTGAAACACTGGGAATTATAGGCTTAG gCCGGACTGGGTCAGCTGTAGCTCTGCGTGCCAAGGCGTTTGGCTTCAATGTTATTTTCTACGATCCCTACCTCCAGGAAGGTATAGAGAGGTCACTGGGTCTTACAAGAGTCTACACTCTACAG GACTTGCTATTTCAAAGTGACTGTGTATCATTACATTGTAACCTGAATGAACACAATCATCACCTCATCAATGAATTCACCATCAAACAAATGCGCCAGGGAGCCTTTCTCGTGAACACTGCACGTGGCGGGTTAATTGACGAGAATGCTCTGGCCAACGCCTTGAAGGAAGGACGCATTCGCGCTGCCGCTCTGGATGTCCATGAAAACGAGCCCTTCAATTTCTCATCAGGCCCATTGAAAGATGCGCCAAACCTGATCTGTACGCCACACTCTGCCTGGTATAGCGCGCAGAGTTCTACAGAAGCTCGTGAAAGTGCCGCGGGGGAGATCCGGCGTGGATTAACCGGCAGAGTACCTGATAATCTTCGTAATTGTGTCAACAAGGAATACTTGCTTGGCAATAGCCAGTGGCCAGAAGCACCTCATCCAGATATGAACGGCGGAGCAAGATATCCGTACGGTCAGGTTCTCATTCCGCCAACTCCGCCACAAGTCAATCCAATTGAAAATCACGGCCCTGCCGGCACACCTCACAGCGTTGCACCAGCTGGACATACGACACTGCCAATCTGA